The DNA window TGATGCGGCGATGCTTTGGAATCGCTTCAAAAAACATCAAGAAGAATCCCAGCTCGTACGCAGCCCAAAGCACGCCACTGAGAACTTGGGCGAACATCAGCCATGCATAGGACTGTGAAACGATCCAACACGCAGACAGCGGAACGAGCCCCACGGCGCCGATCCACAACAAGGATTTGACACCAAAGCGTTTCGCAAAGCTGGCCCAATACGCCAGACTGATCGACTTGGCCACGAAACTCAAAGAGATCAAGCCAACAAACTGCGGATAGCTGAACTGCAACTCCTTCAACATAAAGGGAGTGAAAAACGGCCCAGACACTTGCACCATCCCTTGGAGCACCGCCAAGAATACAAGTAAAAGGCCGCCATGAACTCGAACCAAAGGAATCGGCTCGGTGCTGGTAGCCCCCATTGAGGACGCAGGTGGATGATCCGGGCGTTCAATCGGTTGATGCCGTGACAACCAGTACACCGACCAAAACCGGAGCAAACTGGCAGACAAGAACATGATGGAAAATGCCCACAGAACCTGTCCAATCGATTGCCCCCAGGCCAGCAACGCTCCGCCGATTAGAAAGCCACCCAAGGTTGTTAATTGCGCTAGCCTGCTTCTGACAGCAAAGTAGCGTGTACGCACTCGACTCGGCACCAGGTTTTCGATCCAGACGTTCCATGCCGGCCCAGTCGCCAACCCAGCTCCCCAATAAATTGAAGCGACCAACAGCAATCTGGCAGAGGA is part of the Roseiconus lacunae genome and encodes:
- a CDS encoding MFS transporter — encoded protein: GETYLAAFALAVGMSELTAGMVASLPMLAGGVMQLLSLRAVRWFGSEQRWILFGASIQACAFLPLVYAALQGEISSARLLLVASIYWGAGLATGPAWNVWIENLVPSRVRTRYFAVRSRLAQLTTLGGFLIGGALLAWGQSIGQVLWAFSIMFLSASLLRFWSVYWLSRHQPIERPDHPPASSMGATSTEPIPLVRVHGGLLLVFLAVLQGMVQVSGPFFTPFMLKELQFSYPQFVGLISLSFVAKSISLAYWASFAKRFGVKSLLWIGAVGLVPLSACWIVSQSYAWLMFAQVLSGVLWAAYELGFFLMFFEAIPKHRRIMMLTVYNFANTLAIFAGAAIGGWLLTMTGTTRESYYLLFGVSSVGRLLALGILASATLRPVPVIQLGIRVLSLRVGAGSLDAPVLASLDEGQDEADGLVSAESAA